The Mesorhizobium sp. M1D.F.Ca.ET.043.01.1.1 genome contains a region encoding:
- a CDS encoding winged helix-turn-helix domain-containing tetratricopeptide repeat protein — protein MTIRGDTCQFGPFRLDPGAGILFYGAEPTLLGQRAIALLRLLIQNAGVPVSKDALIEAGWGGLAVADNNLTVQVAALRRVLADAANADSWIETLPRRGYRYVGPPVVMNGPDAQAAAGAASAPTLPEKPSVAVLPFSNLSGDPEQQYFADGMVDDIITGLARIKWLFVIARNSTFTYKHRAVDVKQVGRELGVRYVLEGSVRKAGDSVRVTGQMIDASTGAHVWAERYDRSSKDIFALQDEIALSVVGAIAPSVRKAEIERVRRKRPDSLDAYDLVLQAQPDVDSGMPGQVTRALVLLDRAIALEPTYALAHGNAAMCHHCLFLRAGLQEINRAASIRHARSAIVHGRDDALALTWAGFSIGMDAHDRSAAFTALEAALAISPSSALTYILGSVILGWSGEAERAIEWSEQGMRLSPFDPWAWAAFDAQAMSHLLRGRYEEACRAAYKSVQANPAHSITYVQLAAALAKLGRLDEARAAAARVLELQPAFRYSRQFAGVNCAPALAEALGRALREAGLPE, from the coding sequence ATGACAATCAGGGGCGACACCTGCCAGTTCGGCCCGTTCCGCCTCGATCCGGGGGCGGGCATTCTCTTCTATGGGGCCGAGCCGACCTTACTTGGGCAACGCGCAATTGCGCTGCTGCGCCTGCTGATCCAGAACGCCGGCGTACCCGTGTCCAAGGACGCGCTGATCGAGGCCGGCTGGGGCGGATTGGCGGTTGCGGACAACAATCTGACGGTTCAGGTCGCAGCCCTGCGCCGGGTGCTGGCCGACGCGGCGAATGCCGACAGCTGGATCGAAACGCTGCCGCGACGTGGTTACCGGTATGTCGGACCGCCCGTTGTCATGAATGGTCCCGACGCGCAGGCTGCCGCCGGCGCCGCATCGGCACCGACTTTGCCTGAGAAACCCTCCGTCGCGGTCCTGCCGTTCTCGAACCTGAGCGGCGATCCGGAGCAACAGTACTTCGCCGACGGGATGGTCGACGACATCATCACGGGCCTCGCACGCATCAAGTGGCTGTTCGTCATCGCCCGAAACTCGACCTTCACCTATAAGCACCGCGCCGTGGACGTGAAGCAGGTCGGCCGCGAGCTTGGCGTGCGCTATGTCCTCGAAGGCAGTGTGCGCAAGGCCGGCGACAGCGTGCGCGTGACCGGGCAGATGATCGATGCGTCGACCGGTGCGCATGTATGGGCCGAGCGTTACGACCGCAGCTCCAAAGACATCTTTGCGCTTCAGGATGAGATCGCATTGTCAGTGGTGGGGGCGATTGCACCAAGCGTGCGGAAAGCGGAAATCGAACGAGTCAGGCGCAAACGCCCCGACAGTCTCGACGCGTATGACCTGGTGCTGCAAGCCCAGCCTGACGTCGATTCAGGCATGCCTGGCCAGGTGACGCGAGCGCTGGTGCTTCTTGACCGCGCCATCGCGCTCGAGCCAACCTATGCGCTGGCGCACGGCAATGCCGCGATGTGCCACCACTGCCTGTTCCTCCGCGCCGGCCTGCAGGAGATCAACCGAGCCGCTTCGATCCGCCACGCCCGCTCGGCCATTGTCCATGGACGAGATGATGCACTCGCCCTGACGTGGGCCGGATTTTCCATCGGAATGGATGCGCACGATCGCTCCGCTGCATTCACCGCCTTGGAAGCTGCCCTTGCCATCAGCCCGTCGTCGGCACTGACCTACATTCTCGGCAGTGTCATTCTCGGATGGAGCGGCGAGGCCGAGCGCGCGATAGAATGGAGCGAGCAGGGTATGCGGCTGAGCCCGTTCGATCCATGGGCCTGGGCCGCATTTGATGCGCAAGCAATGAGCCATTTGCTGCGCGGGCGTTACGAAGAAGCGTGCCGTGCGGCCTACAAGTCTGTTCAAGCCAATCCGGCGCACAGTATCACTTATGTGCAGTTGGCCGCCGCGCTGGCCAAGCTTGGCCGACTGGACGAAGCGAGGGCGGCCGCCGCGCGCGTGCTCGAGCTTCAGCCTGCCTTTCGCTACAGCCGCCAGTTTGCCGGCGTGAATTGTGCGCCCGCGCTCGCAGAGGCTCTTGGCCGCGCGCTGCGGGAGGCCGGATTGCCGGAGTAG
- the thrC gene encoding threonine synthase, whose product MQYVSTRGDAPVLGFSDAVLAGLARDGGLYVPREWPQFSAADIRAMRGLGYPDLAIRVLTPFLGGEIAAPVFERLVREAYATFRHDAVCPLVQTGTNTFVLELFHGPTLAFKDVAMQLLARLMDHVLAERDQRATIVGATSGDTGGAAIDAFAGRDRTDIFILFPNGKVSPVQQRQMTTSSAANVHALSIEGNFDDCQGLLKDMFNDHAFRDRVSLSGVNSINWARIMAQIVYYFSSALSLGAPERPVSFTVPTGNFGDIFAGYAAKRMGLPVERLIIATNDNDILARTLSSGEYRTKGVFATTSPSMDIQVSSNFERLLFEAAGRDAATVRRYMNGLKQSGAFTVEAGEMARIRAEFDAGRASVEEVAATIRQTLEASSYLLDPHTAAAVHVAAGQPSGAVPMVVLGTAHPAKFPAAVEAASGVAPALPSWLAGLMTADEKYTILPSELKMVEDYVSRHTRAAR is encoded by the coding sequence ATGCAATATGTGAGTACCCGCGGGGATGCGCCCGTGCTTGGATTTTCCGACGCGGTGCTGGCCGGGCTGGCGCGCGACGGCGGGCTTTACGTGCCGCGCGAATGGCCGCAGTTCTCGGCCGCCGACATCCGTGCCATGCGCGGACTTGGCTATCCCGACCTTGCCATCCGCGTCCTGACGCCCTTCCTCGGCGGCGAGATCGCCGCGCCCGTCTTCGAGCGGCTGGTGCGCGAGGCCTATGCGACTTTCCGGCACGACGCGGTCTGCCCTCTGGTGCAGACCGGCACGAACACCTTCGTCCTCGAGCTGTTCCACGGCCCGACGCTCGCCTTCAAGGACGTGGCGATGCAGCTACTGGCGCGGCTGATGGACCATGTGCTTGCCGAACGCGACCAGCGCGCCACCATCGTCGGCGCCACCTCCGGCGATACCGGGGGTGCCGCAATCGACGCTTTCGCCGGCCGCGACCGCACCGATATCTTCATCCTTTTCCCCAACGGCAAGGTCTCGCCGGTGCAGCAGCGGCAGATGACGACGTCGAGCGCGGCCAACGTCCATGCGCTGTCGATCGAAGGCAATTTCGACGACTGCCAGGGCCTGCTGAAGGACATGTTCAATGATCACGCCTTCCGCGACAGGGTGTCGCTGTCGGGCGTCAATTCGATCAACTGGGCCCGCATCATGGCCCAGATCGTCTATTATTTCTCCTCCGCGCTATCGCTCGGCGCGCCCGAACGGCCGGTGTCCTTCACCGTGCCGACCGGCAATTTTGGCGACATTTTCGCCGGTTACGCCGCCAAGCGCATGGGGCTGCCGGTCGAACGGCTGATCATCGCCACCAACGACAACGACATATTGGCGCGCACATTGTCGAGCGGCGAATACCGTACCAAGGGCGTGTTCGCCACCACCTCGCCATCGATGGATATCCAGGTGTCGTCGAACTTCGAGCGCCTGCTGTTCGAGGCTGCAGGCCGCGATGCCGCCACCGTCAGGCGCTACATGAACGGGCTGAAGCAATCCGGCGCCTTCACCGTCGAAGCAGGCGAAATGGCCAGGATCCGCGCGGAGTTCGACGCCGGCCGCGCCAGCGTCGAGGAGGTTGCCGCAACCATCCGCCAGACGCTCGAAGCGAGCAGCTACCTGCTCGATCCGCACACGGCGGCCGCCGTGCACGTAGCCGCCGGCCAGCCGTCTGGCGCCGTGCCCATGGTGGTGCTGGGCACCGCTCATCCGGCCAAGTTCCCGGCAGCGGTAGAGGCTGCCAGCGGCGTTGCCCCGGCGCTCCCCTCATGGCTTGCCGGCTTGATGACAGCCGACGAAAAGTACACCATACTTCCATCCGAGCTGAAAATGGTGGAAGATTACGTGAGCCGCCACACGCGGGCGGCCCGTTAG
- a CDS encoding pitrilysin family protein — MGVEVSRLSNGLTVATETLPSLESVALGAWVKSGARNERDEEHGMAHLLEHMAFKGTKRRSAFEIASEIENVGGEINAATSVETTSYYARVLSDDVPLAVDILADILQESEFDPEELEREQHVILQEIGAAHDTPDDIVFDRFTETAFRHQTIGRSILGTPETVKSFTSKQLHDFIERQYGAERMVIVAAGDIKHDNFVREVEKQLGGFRAKADSSIPQYAQYVGGDFRDDRDLMDAQIVLGFEGRAYHVRDFYASQVLSMILGGGMSSRLFQEVREKRGLCYSVYAFHWGFSDTGIFGVHAATGQSDIAKLVPVIINELQKAGESIQQEELDRARAQYRAGLIMSAESPASRASQIARQLLLFGRPIAKEELMERLAALTVERLTDLSSRLFSTKPTLTAVGPVGTLAPYEAILESLAGPQTTARRLAV; from the coding sequence ATGGGTGTTGAGGTAAGCCGTCTGTCGAACGGCCTGACAGTCGCCACCGAAACCCTTCCAAGCCTCGAATCCGTTGCCCTTGGCGCCTGGGTCAAGTCAGGCGCCCGTAATGAACGCGACGAAGAGCATGGCATGGCCCATCTGCTCGAACACATGGCGTTCAAGGGAACCAAGCGGCGCAGCGCCTTCGAGATCGCCTCGGAAATCGAGAATGTCGGCGGCGAGATCAACGCCGCCACCAGTGTGGAGACGACGTCCTACTATGCCAGGGTGCTCTCCGACGATGTGCCGCTGGCGGTCGATATCCTGGCCGACATCCTGCAGGAATCGGAATTCGATCCCGAGGAACTGGAGCGTGAGCAGCATGTGATCCTGCAGGAGATCGGCGCCGCGCACGACACGCCCGACGACATCGTCTTCGACCGCTTCACCGAAACCGCCTTCCGCCACCAGACCATCGGCCGATCGATCCTCGGCACGCCGGAGACGGTCAAATCCTTCACTTCTAAGCAGCTGCACGATTTCATCGAGCGGCAATACGGCGCCGAGCGGATGGTGATCGTGGCGGCCGGCGACATCAAGCACGACAATTTCGTGCGCGAGGTCGAAAAGCAGCTCGGCGGCTTTCGCGCCAAGGCCGACAGCAGCATTCCGCAATATGCGCAATATGTCGGCGGCGACTTCCGCGACGACCGCGACCTGATGGATGCGCAGATCGTGCTCGGCTTCGAGGGCCGCGCCTACCATGTGCGCGACTTCTACGCCTCGCAGGTGCTGTCGATGATCCTCGGCGGCGGCATGTCATCGAGGCTGTTCCAGGAGGTGCGCGAGAAGCGCGGCCTGTGCTACTCGGTCTATGCCTTCCACTGGGGCTTCTCCGACACCGGCATTTTCGGTGTGCATGCCGCGACCGGGCAGAGCGATATCGCCAAGCTGGTGCCGGTCATCATCAACGAACTGCAGAAGGCCGGCGAAAGCATCCAGCAGGAGGAGCTCGACCGGGCACGCGCGCAATATCGCGCCGGCCTCATCATGTCGGCCGAGAGCCCGGCAAGCCGCGCCTCGCAGATCGCCAGGCAATTGCTCCTGTTCGGCCGGCCGATCGCCAAGGAGGAGTTGATGGAGCGGCTGGCGGCGCTGACCGTCGAGCGGCTGACCGACCTCTCGTCGCGGCTGTTCTCGACCAAGCCGACGCTGACCGCCGTCGGCCCGGTAGGCACGCTGGCGCCCTACGAGGCGATCCTCGAATCGCTTGCGGGTCCGCAGACGACGGCCCGCAGGCTCGCCGTCTAA
- a CDS encoding GNAT family protein has protein sequence MFALPFFRRDLPALKGEKVTLRVPLTNDYREWSTLRGESRAFLEPWEPRWQPDELDRTAWRLRIGRYREDYAQGTAIAFFIFEKSSGKLAGGITLGNIRHGVAQSGHIGYWIGERYGGRGLMTEAVKLVSRFAFDTLRLHRIEAACIPDNARSIRVLEKAGFRREGLLRSYLRINGIWQDHYLYARIADDPPGDGTKG, from the coding sequence GTGTTCGCGCTCCCTTTCTTTCGTCGCGACCTGCCGGCACTGAAGGGTGAAAAGGTCACGCTGCGCGTGCCGCTGACCAACGACTACCGCGAGTGGTCGACACTGCGTGGCGAAAGCCGCGCCTTCCTCGAGCCCTGGGAGCCGCGCTGGCAGCCGGACGAGCTCGACCGCACCGCCTGGCGGCTGCGCATCGGCCGCTACCGCGAGGACTATGCGCAAGGCACGGCCATCGCTTTCTTCATCTTCGAGAAGTCGAGCGGCAAGCTCGCCGGCGGCATCACGCTCGGCAACATCCGCCACGGCGTCGCGCAAAGCGGCCATATCGGCTACTGGATCGGCGAACGCTACGGCGGCCGCGGCCTGATGACCGAAGCGGTCAAGCTGGTGTCGCGTTTTGCCTTCGATACGCTGAGGTTGCACCGGATCGAGGCTGCCTGTATTCCCGACAACGCCCGGTCGATCCGCGTGCTTGAAAAAGCCGGATTCCGGCGCGAAGGACTTCTGCGATCCTATCTCAGGATCAACGGCATCTGGCAGGATCACTACCTCTACGCCCGGATCGCGGACGATCCGCCGGGTGATGGAACGAAGGGCTGA
- a CDS encoding EAL domain-containing protein produces the protein MTNFPRIASLFALILAVVVTLSAAAPALAVEPIKIARDDKALDLSGALEIYPNQGENFQVSTAPGPDGIVRRIEVEAKDARSTGDWAVFALANTTDQQLDRLIVAPHFRLVNSGIFWPDLGSTRIAAITPSEGFALDRQTSPDADVFRVTLNPGTVVTFVAELASPKLPQVYLWEPESYKDSVNSYTLFRGIVIGIAGLLALFLTILFVVKGTSMFPATAALAWAVLAYICVDFGFLNKVIEISPGNEQMWRAGTEVALAATFVVFLFAYLNLNRWHGHFSYGALVWILGLLLIAGVAIVDPAVAAGIARISFAATALTGLGLIIFLGIRGYDRAIMLVPSWVMVLLWLCGSWMAITGMLDNDIAQPALGGGLILIILLIGFTVMQHAFAGGALHQGLFSDLERQALAVAGSGDTVWDWDVLRDRVVTKPDISLQLGLAPNSLSGAARNWLPVLHADDRDTFRTTLDVVLEHRRGRVAQNFRLRGADGHYHWFSLRARPVIGSDGEVIRCVGTMVDVTEQKKSEERLLHDAVHDNLTGLPNRELFMNRLEAIISIARTEDKVRPTVFVIDIDRFKQVNDGLGISAGDTILLTIARRLHRLLKPKDSLSRFAGDQFALMLLSEQDPARIAAMADAIKHAINNPITFAKREIVLTASIGLITWTTAQTSSEDMVKDAELAMHQAKRFGGDRIEPFRPAFRTVGTDRLQFESDLRRAIERREFTLAYQPIVRLEDGSVAGFEALLRWDHPRRGMIPPGDFIPVAENCGLIVQLGLFAMQQAAEDLATWQKQIGDAPLSVSVNLSSRQLIRRDLVSDVRSVIARANLKPRCFRLELTESLVMDNPEQTAHVLSKLKQLGIGLSLDDFGTGYSSLSYLTRFPFDTIKIDKSFVDDATPKRAVLLKSMVNMAHELGLSVVAEGISDESDALELRQMGCEYVQSFMFGAPMPGDQVLKTLREQYPLTQA, from the coding sequence GTGACGAATTTTCCGCGAATCGCGTCGCTGTTCGCCCTCATCCTGGCGGTCGTCGTCACGCTCTCGGCAGCCGCGCCGGCGCTAGCCGTCGAGCCGATCAAGATCGCCCGCGACGACAAGGCGCTCGATCTTTCGGGCGCCCTCGAGATCTACCCGAACCAGGGCGAGAATTTCCAGGTCTCCACCGCGCCCGGCCCCGACGGCATCGTGCGGCGCATCGAGGTCGAGGCCAAGGACGCGCGCTCGACCGGCGACTGGGCGGTGTTCGCGCTCGCCAACACCACCGACCAGCAGCTGGACCGACTGATCGTCGCGCCGCATTTCCGCCTGGTGAATTCCGGCATCTTCTGGCCGGATCTCGGCTCGACCCGCATCGCGGCGATCACGCCCAGCGAAGGCTTCGCGCTCGACCGCCAGACCAGCCCCGACGCCGACGTCTTCCGGGTGACGCTGAACCCCGGCACGGTGGTCACATTCGTGGCCGAGCTTGCCTCGCCGAAGCTGCCCCAGGTCTATCTGTGGGAGCCGGAATCCTACAAGGACTCGGTCAATTCCTACACGCTGTTCCGCGGCATCGTCATCGGCATCGCCGGGCTGCTGGCGCTGTTCCTGACCATCCTGTTCGTGGTCAAGGGAACCTCGATGTTCCCGGCCACCGCCGCCCTCGCCTGGGCGGTGCTCGCCTATATCTGCGTCGATTTCGGCTTCCTCAACAAGGTCATCGAGATTTCGCCCGGCAATGAGCAGATGTGGCGGGCCGGAACCGAGGTGGCTTTGGCCGCGACCTTCGTGGTGTTCCTGTTCGCCTATCTCAACCTCAACCGGTGGCACGGCCATTTCAGCTATGGCGCGCTGGTCTGGATCCTCGGCCTGCTCTTGATCGCCGGCGTGGCGATCGTCGATCCGGCGGTCGCCGCCGGCATAGCCCGCATCTCGTTCGCGGCAACCGCCCTCACCGGCCTCGGCCTCATCATCTTCCTCGGCATTCGCGGCTATGACCGCGCGATCATGCTGGTGCCGAGCTGGGTGATGGTCTTGCTCTGGCTATGCGGGTCGTGGATGGCGATCACCGGGATGCTGGACAACGATATCGCCCAGCCGGCGCTGGGCGGCGGCCTGATCCTGATCATCCTGTTGATCGGCTTCACCGTCATGCAGCACGCCTTCGCCGGCGGCGCGCTGCACCAGGGCCTGTTCTCCGACCTCGAGCGCCAGGCGCTCGCGGTCGCCGGATCGGGCGACACCGTGTGGGACTGGGACGTGCTGCGCGACCGCGTGGTGACCAAGCCCGACATCAGCCTGCAGCTCGGCCTCGCCCCCAACAGCCTGTCGGGCGCGGCCCGCAACTGGCTGCCGGTGCTGCATGCCGACGACCGCGACACGTTCCGCACGACGCTCGACGTGGTGCTGGAGCACCGCCGCGGCCGGGTGGCGCAGAATTTCCGCCTGCGCGGCGCCGACGGCCATTATCACTGGTTTTCGCTGAGGGCGCGGCCGGTGATCGGCTCGGACGGCGAAGTGATCCGCTGCGTCGGCACGATGGTCGACGTCACCGAGCAGAAGAAGTCCGAGGAAAGGCTGCTGCACGACGCCGTGCACGACAACCTCACCGGCCTGCCGAACCGCGAGCTGTTCATGAACCGGCTGGAGGCGATCATCTCGATCGCCCGCACCGAGGACAAGGTGCGCCCGACGGTCTTCGTCATCGACATCGACCGCTTCAAGCAGGTCAATGACGGGCTCGGCATTTCCGCCGGCGACACCATCCTGCTCACCATCGCGCGCCGGCTGCACCGTCTGCTCAAGCCCAAGGATTCGCTGTCGCGCTTTGCCGGCGACCAGTTCGCGCTGATGCTGCTTTCCGAGCAGGACCCTGCCCGCATCGCCGCCATGGCCGACGCCATCAAGCATGCGATCAACAACCCGATCACCTTCGCCAAGCGCGAGATCGTGCTCACCGCCTCGATCGGCCTGATCACCTGGACGACGGCGCAGACCTCGTCCGAGGACATGGTCAAGGACGCCGAGCTTGCCATGCACCAGGCCAAGCGTTTCGGCGGCGACAGGATCGAGCCGTTCCGGCCGGCCTTCCGCACCGTCGGCACCGACCGGCTGCAGTTCGAATCCGATCTTCGCCGCGCCATCGAGCGGCGCGAGTTCACGCTCGCCTACCAGCCGATCGTGCGGTTGGAGGACGGCAGCGTCGCCGGCTTCGAGGCGCTGTTGCGCTGGGACCATCCCAGGCGCGGCATGATCCCGCCCGGCGATTTCATCCCGGTGGCCGAAAATTGCGGCCTGATCGTGCAGCTCGGTCTGTTCGCCATGCAGCAGGCGGCCGAGGATCTCGCCACCTGGCAGAAACAGATCGGCGACGCGCCGCTGTCGGTTTCGGTCAATCTCTCCAGCCGGCAGCTCATCCGCCGCGACCTCGTCAGCGACGTCCGCTCGGTCATCGCGCGCGCCAATCTGAAGCCGCGCTGCTTCCGGCTCGAGCTCACCGAATCCCTGGTGATGGACAATCCCGAGCAGACCGCGCATGTGCTGAGCAAGCTCAAACAGCTCGGCATCGGGCTGTCGCTCGACGATTTCGGCACCGGCTATTCCTCGCTGTCCTATCTGACGCGCTTCCCCTTCGACACGATCAAGATCGACAAGAGCTTCGTCGACGACGCGACGCCGAAGCGGGCGGTGCTGCTCAAATCGATGGTCAACATGGCGCATGAGCTCGGCCTGTCGGTCGTGGCCGAGGGCATCTCGGACGAAAGCGACGCGCTGGAGCTGCGCCAGATGGGCTGCGAATATGTCCAGAGCTTCATGTTCGGCGCGCCGATGCCCGGCGACCAGGTGCTGAAGACGCTGAGGGAGCAGTACCCGCTGACGCAGGCTTAG
- a CDS encoding YqgE/AlgH family protein: protein MDLLRHKKKAAGRGFLDDQFLIAMPGMKDDRFTRSVIYICAHSDEGAMGLIINQTQQMLFPDLLVQLGIVNEQEAIRLPAHARDFVVRNGGPVDRSRGFVLHSGDYRVESSLNVSDDICLTATVDILRAISTGRGPRHALMALGYSGWGAGQLESEIAENGWLTCPATPELLFDADIERKYDRILASIGIDLAHLSAAAGHA from the coding sequence ATGGACTTGTTGCGCCACAAAAAGAAGGCGGCCGGCCGCGGCTTTCTCGACGATCAGTTCCTGATTGCCATGCCCGGCATGAAGGACGACCGTTTCACGCGCTCGGTCATCTATATCTGCGCCCACAGCGACGAGGGCGCCATGGGCCTGATCATCAACCAGACGCAGCAGATGCTGTTCCCGGACCTTCTGGTGCAGCTTGGCATCGTGAACGAGCAGGAAGCGATCCGGCTGCCGGCGCATGCGCGCGACTTCGTCGTGCGCAATGGCGGGCCGGTCGACCGCAGTCGCGGCTTTGTGCTGCATTCCGGCGACTATCGTGTGGAATCCTCGCTCAACGTCTCCGACGACATCTGCCTGACCGCCACCGTCGACATTCTTCGCGCCATCTCGACGGGCCGCGGGCCGCGTCATGCGCTGATGGCGCTCGGCTATTCCGGCTGGGGTGCCGGCCAGCTCGAAAGCGAGATCGCCGAGAATGGCTGGCTGACCTGCCCGGCGACGCCCGAACTGCTGTTCGACGCCGACATCGAGCGCAAATACGACCGCATCCTTGCCTCGATCGGCATCGATCTCGCCCATCTCAGCGCCGCTGCGGGGCACGCGTAA
- a CDS encoding protein-disulfide reductase DsbD domain-containing protein: protein MRYLNIAALGAVIGLGAGLPAEASSSAWYNSEGGKVRLVTSGKPDEAGKIHGVLDIALKPGWKTYWRDPGDAGVPPQIDITASTNIADARLSFPPPQRHDDGYGKWAGYDRPVSLPVTFTLSSPDQPATIDANVFLGICETICIPVQTRLSVDPTSDPDNAVDAALVKTALAMLPSPARPDFGIRVLSGDHETLMVEARSPGDPDSVDFFIAGERDYMFGAPVRSEKDGKLVFTVPILDRPSATPTGGGLYYTLTSAEGAVDGLLPFP, encoded by the coding sequence ATGCGATACCTGAACATTGCGGCGCTCGGCGCCGTCATCGGCCTGGGAGCGGGCCTGCCGGCCGAGGCATCGTCCTCGGCCTGGTACAACAGCGAAGGCGGCAAGGTGCGGCTGGTGACCAGCGGCAAGCCTGACGAGGCCGGCAAGATCCACGGCGTGCTCGACATTGCGCTCAAGCCCGGCTGGAAAACCTACTGGCGCGACCCCGGCGACGCCGGCGTGCCGCCGCAGATCGACATCACTGCCAGCACCAACATCGCCGACGCAAGGCTGTCGTTCCCGCCGCCGCAGCGGCACGACGACGGCTACGGAAAGTGGGCCGGTTACGACCGCCCCGTGTCGCTGCCGGTGACCTTCACGCTGTCGTCGCCCGACCAGCCGGCGACGATCGACGCCAACGTCTTCCTTGGCATATGCGAGACGATTTGCATTCCGGTGCAGACCCGGCTCAGCGTCGATCCGACGTCCGATCCGGACAACGCTGTCGACGCGGCGCTGGTGAAGACGGCGCTTGCAATGCTGCCCTCGCCGGCGCGGCCCGATTTCGGCATCCGCGTGCTGTCCGGCGACCACGAGACCCTTATGGTCGAGGCGCGGTCCCCGGGCGATCCGGACTCGGTCGATTTCTTCATCGCCGGCGAGCGCGACTACATGTTCGGCGCGCCGGTGCGCAGCGAAAAGGACGGCAAGCTTGTCTTCACCGTGCCGATCCTCGACCGGCCGTCGGCGACGCCTACGGGTGGGGGGCTGTACTACACGCTGACCAGCGCCGAGGGCGCGGTGGACGGACTGCTGCCTTTCCCTTGA
- a CDS encoding peroxiredoxin, with amino-acid sequence MTISVGEKLPEATFKVMTADGAKPVTGAEIFAGKKVVLFGVPGAFTPTCSNNHLPGYLENHDAILARGVDTIAVVSVNDVHVMGAWARFTGGEGKILYLADGSADFAKSVGLDNDLSASGMGLRSKRFSMIVEDGKVTAINVESKPGVDESGAAKILEQL; translated from the coding sequence ATGACCATTTCGGTTGGCGAAAAACTGCCCGAAGCGACCTTCAAGGTGATGACCGCCGACGGCGCCAAGCCGGTGACCGGCGCTGAAATCTTCGCCGGCAAGAAGGTCGTGCTGTTCGGCGTTCCCGGCGCCTTCACGCCGACCTGCAGCAACAACCATTTGCCGGGTTATCTGGAGAACCACGACGCCATCCTGGCGCGCGGCGTCGACACCATCGCGGTCGTTTCGGTCAACGACGTCCATGTCATGGGCGCCTGGGCGCGCTTCACCGGCGGCGAAGGCAAGATCCTTTATCTGGCCGACGGCAGCGCCGACTTCGCCAAGTCGGTCGGCCTCGACAACGATCTTTCCGCGAGCGGCATGGGGCTGCGCTCGAAGCGCTTTTCGATGATCGTCGAGGACGGCAAGGTCACGGCGATCAATGTCGAGAGCAAGCCGGGTGTCGACGAGAGCGGCGCGGCCAAGATCCTCGAGCAGCTCTGA
- a CDS encoding DUF2938 domain-containing protein: MLDIAWRAVAIGIGATVFMDVWAIVLNKAFGLPRPNWGLVGRWVRHLPEKVFHDDIGRAAPYAHEKALGWAFHYLVGILYGVILVVLAGAGWLAAPTFLPAFILGIVTVGAGWFLLAPGMGAGWAASKLPNPMLVRTLNLVSHTVFAVGLFSTALLLR; the protein is encoded by the coding sequence ATGCTCGATATCGCCTGGCGCGCCGTCGCGATCGGCATCGGCGCCACGGTCTTCATGGACGTCTGGGCGATCGTGCTCAACAAGGCGTTCGGCCTGCCGCGGCCGAATTGGGGCCTGGTCGGCCGCTGGGTCCGGCACCTGCCGGAGAAGGTCTTCCACGACGATATCGGCCGGGCCGCGCCCTATGCGCATGAAAAGGCGCTGGGCTGGGCGTTCCACTATCTGGTCGGCATCCTCTACGGCGTGATCCTGGTCGTGCTCGCGGGCGCGGGCTGGCTTGCCGCGCCGACCTTCCTGCCGGCCTTCATCCTCGGCATCGTCACCGTCGGCGCCGGCTGGTTCCTGCTGGCGCCCGGCATGGGCGCCGGCTGGGCGGCGTCCAAACTGCCCAACCCGATGCTGGTGCGCACGCTCAACCTCGTCTCGCACACGGTCTTCGCGGTCGGCCTGTTTTCGACGGCGCTGCTGCTCCGGTAG
- a CDS encoding histidine phosphatase family protein: MPIAYYITHPQVQIDADIPVPEWGLSDIGRARASAMLDQPWVGSIRRIVSSGERKATETAEILARHLRLAVEVRGRMHENDRSATGFLPPPEFEAVADQFFANPHVSIRGWERAVDAQNRIAGEVEIALATNEGDDIAFVGHGGAGTLLLLHLSGQEISREADQPAGGGNYFAYDIGARRVIHGWRPIDSQPR, from the coding sequence GTGCCGATCGCCTACTACATCACGCACCCCCAGGTTCAGATCGACGCCGACATTCCAGTGCCGGAGTGGGGGCTATCCGACATCGGCAGGGCGAGAGCCTCTGCAATGCTCGATCAGCCCTGGGTCGGGTCGATCCGGCGCATCGTGTCGTCGGGTGAACGCAAGGCGACCGAAACCGCCGAAATCCTGGCAAGGCATCTCCGTCTTGCCGTCGAGGTGAGGGGACGGATGCATGAGAATGATCGGTCGGCAACCGGCTTTCTGCCGCCGCCGGAATTCGAAGCGGTCGCGGATCAGTTCTTCGCAAATCCGCACGTCAGCATTCGCGGATGGGAGCGAGCTGTCGATGCCCAAAATCGTATCGCGGGCGAAGTCGAAATCGCGCTCGCAACCAATGAAGGCGATGACATCGCTTTCGTAGGCCATGGCGGAGCAGGAACGCTTTTGCTGCTCCATCTGAGCGGGCAGGAAATCAGCCGCGAGGCCGATCAGCCGGCGGGCGGCGGCAATTACTTCGCCTACGATATCGGCGCACGACGCGTCATCCATGGATGGCGGCCGATCGACAGCCAGCCGCGCTGA